The stretch of DNA AAATAACTCCAGCGTAGATTGGATTCGCGATTGGCAATCCAGGCGTAAAAGGCAGCAACGCCGATGAGGTTGGGGTAGGAAATGGTTTCAATTGTGGTTAAAATCGCGATCGCGGGAATCAAAATTGCTCCATTTTGCCAGGGCTTGGAATGCCATCCCCAACGTTCCCAAGGGAGTTGGTAGAGAATAATGGCAAAAATCCCAAAAAGAATCCCAAACCAATCGTCTAGGGGGGCAAGGGATGGGTAGAGCAGACGGATATAGTAGCAGGTGCCAACGAATTCAATTAATCCCCCATAAATCCACCCATTTCCTTGATTTAGCTCGCGATTTCGCCCTTGCAGAACGGCGTAGGTGGCGAGAAGGAAACACAGGGCTATTCCCAGGACGGAGAAGCGAGGAGTATCAAAACTGAGCAGTGCCGACAGAAGCATTAAAACGCTGCTAATTCCCCAGTGAATTCGGGCGGTAATAATTATTTCGGCGACGTTGAAGTTGAGGAATTGCTCGCCAACGCGGGAGTGCCAAACCCAAGCAAGGAGATGGTACAAAAGCGCGATCGCGCAGGCAACTCCAGCTAATATAATTAAGCCATCTGCGGGATTGCCTTTGGGCGCTTGGAGCATTTGATAGATAACCAGTTCGTACCAGCCAATGGAAAGGAGCGCGATCGCGCAATAACTCATCCATTTCCACCCAGAACGGCGACGACCGACGCAAATTCCCGTTAAAGCAGTGCCTAGGGTAATGAATCCGGTATAGGCAGTAAAGTTGTCAAGGCGGAACAGTAGCGCAAGAAGGGCGTAAACAAGGGGGAAAAACTGCACGGCGGCGAGTTCTCCCAGGCGAATTCGTTGCACCCATAACACCTCTGTGGCAACCCCAAGAATTAAGGCGGTTGAAATATTGGCAATTGCCAGTTCCAACGCCGATCCGTCCTGGAGCAAAACGATCTGAGCGAGACAGAGTTCAAATGACCAGCCGATACCCCATACAGCGAGATTATTGGGCGAGAAAAACGCTCGGAAAATAATCGCTTGACCGATTAATCCCGAAGCGAGAAGGTAGTACCAGTCTGCACCTACGAATGCAATATACCCTGCTGCTGAAAGCGCGCTCAACAGCAGCAATTCCAACCCGGCGATGCCCACCGCCCAAGCGTCGCAAGAACGGGCATACAGCGCCGCCCAACTGCCTTGGAGGGAACGGAAGAATGCTCGCAGCAACCAGAGTGCAAAGATAACGACAGCTCCCAATACCAACCATTTCGGTAGCCCGATTTTGTTCCAAACTAACGCAACGATAAAGCTGAGGACGAAACCCACATGAACGATTGCTGCCGGGAGTTTTAATAAGTAGCGACTGTTGACCAACATCAAACCGCAAGCAAATGCCAAACCCAGAACGCGCAGGTTGTAATCTTCCAGGACGAGGAGTTGTGCTGCAATTAACGCAACGGTACTCCACCAAGCGGCTTGGATGCGTCGCGGTCGATTGCTAAAGCTGGCAACCCCGGTGAGGGTGAGGGGAGTGAAGAGCCAGATTAAACTCCATTGCGCAATTCCTTCGGGGGTAGGATTTGAGAGATCGGTGAGGACGCTGGCGAAGAGGGTATAACTCAAACCCGCTAAGATAAAGCCAAAATACCAGCAACTGCGCGTTAAGTGTTGGTTGGGGTTGTCTTGGGGTTCGCGGTCGAGGATGGAAATGCCCCATTCTACAATACCCAGCGCGAGTAAAATTGCGGCCCAGAGGTGTTGGGGAAGGGTTGGGAAGAGTGCATCGATTGAGGACGCGATCGCGCACAGTCCTAAAAGATGCGTCAGATAGACTAAACTGCGATCCCTCGACTCGCGGCGACGGGTGACTAAGGCGAAACTGAGAGTGAGTAAGACCAAATTGAAGGATCGTAAGGGAGGTTCTAATATTGCTCCTCCTGCGAGTATGGATCCTCCACTTAAAACGAGAAATTCGCCCCAATCTGCCAATTTTTTGCGTTCTTCCCGATGAAATCGACCGCAGAAGCTCAGGAAAACTAACAGGTAGGCAAAAATGCCCGCACAGGCAAAAAGGAGGGGAATCTTATCGTACTGGGTTATTTGAGTTAAGAGCGCGATCGCGCGATCTCGAAATCCCGAAGGAATCAACGCCTGCAAGAGAAACAAACCCTGCAACCCAATCGCAAAAATTGCCGTTAAATCCCGACGCTTGCCGTAGCGTTGCAAACGTTCGTAAAAAAACCACAACCCCAAAATACTAATCGCCGTTGCTTGCCAGGGAAACGCCTCCCGAACCGATACCGCCCAGCCAAAACCCAGTAAAATAATGCCCAAAAGTTGGTAAAGGGTTGCCCTCGACCATTGAGAGGGTTCCAAAGGTTCCACCGCATGGTCAAGTCCTTCCGAACCCAGCAACCAGCCGCAAATTCCCACCGCCAATCCCAACACTTCCAAGGGCAATTGCGCCACAAAAATGCCTCGCGCCAACAGCACCGCCAAGGCGAAAATAACGTACCCCTTCCCTTTCGGTTTTTCCCCCTCTCCCGAAGGAAGGCGCAACAAACCTGCCGCAGCAATCGTGCCGAGATAAATCCCAATGGGAGCAAAATTCGCAACGCTCCAACCCCAATGCAAAAAACTCAACCCCAGGAAGGTTAGGGTATAGAGTGGAGCGAGTTGCTTATCCCGACCCAGCAACCATCCCAGCCCACTCAAGCTTACCGCCGCGATCGCGCTCGTTCCCCATTCCAGAGGATTTCCCCACAACCCGAACGTATCCATCGCCCAAAAGTTCACCGGAATCAACAAAAGCGCGATCGTTCTTAAGGTTCTCGCCGTCAGTTGCAACTCCTCCTGGCGACTCATCCGCCACCCCAACACCCCAAACACCAGCGTGTACGCCCACAACACCCCATACTGCCCTGCTGCGGGGAAACGAGTCCACTGCGTCGCCGCCAGTACCCCCGACGACACCACCACCAGAAACACGCCCAGAAACAGCAGCCAGCGCACACTCAGCTCGTC from Lusitaniella coriacea LEGE 07157 encodes:
- a CDS encoding DUF2157 domain-containing protein, whose amino-acid sequence is MSSNPNRLIHLEISVRATQTELLEGLDVWLRLGLIREGQVRGLCRQYLSCPLPSPVTVPSLPREANLTFSETEFAPEVQPEPQPIRQPSRVASIWQSFQDELSVRWLLFLGVFLVVVSSGVLAATQWTRFPAAGQYGVLWAYTLVFGVLGWRMSRQEELQLTARTLRTIALLLIPVNFWAMDTFGLWGNPLEWGTSAIAAVSLSGLGWLLGRDKQLAPLYTLTFLGLSFLHWGWSVANFAPIGIYLGTIAAAGLLRLPSGEGEKPKGKGYVIFALAVLLARGIFVAQLPLEVLGLAVGICGWLLGSEGLDHAVEPLEPSQWSRATLYQLLGIILLGFGWAVSVREAFPWQATAISILGLWFFYERLQRYGKRRDLTAIFAIGLQGLFLLQALIPSGFRDRAIALLTQITQYDKIPLLFACAGIFAYLLVFLSFCGRFHREERKKLADWGEFLVLSGGSILAGGAILEPPLRSFNLVLLTLSFALVTRRRESRDRSLVYLTHLLGLCAIASSIDALFPTLPQHLWAAILLALGIVEWGISILDREPQDNPNQHLTRSCWYFGFILAGLSYTLFASVLTDLSNPTPEGIAQWSLIWLFTPLTLTGVASFSNRPRRIQAAWWSTVALIAAQLLVLEDYNLRVLGLAFACGLMLVNSRYLLKLPAAIVHVGFVLSFIVALVWNKIGLPKWLVLGAVVIFALWLLRAFFRSLQGSWAALYARSCDAWAVGIAGLELLLLSALSAAGYIAFVGADWYYLLASGLIGQAIIFRAFFSPNNLAVWGIGWSFELCLAQIVLLQDGSALELAIANISTALILGVATEVLWVQRIRLGELAAVQFFPLVYALLALLFRLDNFTAYTGFITLGTALTGICVGRRRSGWKWMSYCAIALLSIGWYELVIYQMLQAPKGNPADGLIILAGVACAIALLYHLLAWVWHSRVGEQFLNFNVAEIIITARIHWGISSVLMLLSALLSFDTPRFSVLGIALCFLLATYAVLQGRNRELNQGNGWIYGGLIEFVGTCYYIRLLYPSLAPLDDWFGILFGIFAIILYQLPWERWGWHSKPWQNGAILIPAIAILTTIETISYPNLIGVAAFYAWIANRESNLRWSYFSLVLIDWTMIHWFEQQNLTDPLWGASLLGLSILYIAQFDPSFNKSLRHRLRVLGSGVICVIALLFHQDTGLIPAILSLIAIFAGLGLRIRAFLYVGTVTFLLTASYQLLVLINQNVVSKWIVGLIAGIILIFIAANFERRRDRIIAAVQNWVARLGEWD